The stretch of DNA TCCTTTGTAGAATTCGGCGCGACCGCAAGGTTCGCGCCATTTTTTTTGCCCGCGCAACCCCGATCCGGCAAAATTCTTGATAATCAATGCATTGTAGAGAATATGCTCTAGTGGATTTCCGGCCACACCGGCAAAACCCGCAGCGAGCCGCCGCCCGGACAGGCAGCCATGCACCGCCCGCGGACGGCCATCCGCCCGGTTTTCAGTGATTTGCGAAACCGAACCTTCATCCGCGCGTCACCATCATTGTCATGAAACGAACATCCGGAACCGGGAATCAGTCGCGCAGCCAGCCGTCGATCTGCTGCCAGACCTGCAGCTTGGCGGCATAGGCCCGGGTATTGGCCGGGCTGGACGATGGCAGTTCCAGGCAGTGCAATGCCATGCCCTGCAACTGAACCGCGGCCCGCGCCGCCGTCTTGCCGTTGAAAGCAACCAGCCGCAGCGCCGGCAATGACGCCAGAAAATCGACCAGATCGTTCTGCCGCGCATCACGAATCGCCACGTCCAGACTGCCGCGCCGTCTGGCCTCGGCCACCACGTCCCAGAGCCCGATCCGCTGCGCCAGCAGCGCCTGCAGGCGCGCCGGGTAATCGAGACTGACCAGATCGTGCCCGAGCACATCGCCAAGCAGGCGCCAGAACTGGTTGTGCGGATACGCGTAATACTGACCGGCGGCCAGCGAGGCCTCGCCCGGCAGGGAGCCCAGCACCAGTACCCGCGTATCGGCGGCGACCACCGGCGGGAAACAGCGTTTCAGCGCCGGCGCCTCAGGTGTGGAGGGATGGGCCGGCATCCGTTCAGACCGGCAGATCCAGCCCGCCCTGACGGGCCGCCAGCACGCGTTTGACCGGACCAAAGCTCTGCCGGTGCACCGGCAGCACCCCCAGGCGTTCGATGGCCGCCACGTGTGCGGCGGTCGGGTAGCCCTTGTGCTGGGCAAAGCCATAACCAGGATACTGCCCGTCCATGGCAATGCAGACTGCATCGCGCGCCGTCTTGGCCAGGATGGAAGCCGCGGAAATG from Microvirgula aerodenitrificans DSM 15089 encodes:
- a CDS encoding DNA-deoxyinosine glycosylase, giving the protein MPAHPSTPEAPALKRCFPPVVAADTRVLVLGSLPGEASLAAGQYYAYPHNQFWRLLGDVLGHDLVSLDYPARLQALLAQRIGLWDVVAEARRRGSLDVAIRDARQNDLVDFLASLPALRLVAFNGKTAARAAVQLQGMALHCLELPSSSPANTRAYAAKLQVWQQIDGWLRD